A part of Bacillota bacterium genomic DNA contains:
- a CDS encoding sugar phosphate isomerase/epimerase: protein MRLACCAYSYRDLLTSRKMTLQDFIRTCAEIGLDGVELTAYYFPATDRATLNEIKRTCFEYGMHISGTAVGNNFAQADPVKRRQHVEMTKQWIDNAVVLGAPCIRVFAGAVPEGHTEEEAYNWVVDCLREVIDYAAIQGVVVALENHGGITSTAEQVLRIYRAVQSTWFGLNLDLGNFTGDIYAQFEQVAPYVVTTHAKTHYRTNNGRLTEVDYERALRILQKAGYKGYISIEYEYTDPAEQAVPRFAKQLRQILQRMGG from the coding sequence ATGCGACTCGCCTGTTGTGCCTATTCGTATCGAGACCTGCTGACCAGTCGCAAGATGACCTTGCAAGACTTCATCCGCACCTGCGCTGAGATAGGACTGGACGGGGTAGAGCTCACCGCTTACTATTTCCCCGCTACCGACCGCGCCACACTGAACGAAATCAAGCGCACGTGCTTTGAATACGGCATGCACATCTCGGGCACGGCGGTGGGCAACAACTTTGCGCAGGCAGATCCGGTAAAACGACGCCAGCATGTGGAGATGACCAAACAGTGGATAGACAACGCGGTGGTGCTGGGCGCACCCTGCATCCGCGTGTTCGCAGGTGCTGTGCCGGAAGGGCACACCGAGGAAGAGGCATATAACTGGGTGGTGGACTGCCTGCGCGAGGTGATTGACTACGCGGCGATTCAGGGTGTGGTGGTCGCGTTGGAGAACCACGGAGGCATCACTTCCACCGCGGAACAGGTGCTGCGAATCTACCGCGCGGTGCAGAGCACCTGGTTCGGGCTGAACCTGGACCTGGGCAACTTCACCGGCGACATCTATGCGCAGTTCGAGCAGGTGGCTCCCTACGTGGTCACCACCCATGCCAAAACCCACTATCGCACCAATAACGGCAGGCTAACGGAGGTGGACTACGAACGCGCCCTGCGTATCCTGCAGAAGGCGGGGTATAAGGGCTACATCTCCATCGAGTACGAGTATACCGACCCTGCCGAGCAAGCTGTCCCGCGTTTCGCCAAACAGCTGAGACAAATCCTGCAGCGAATGGGAGGATAA
- a CDS encoding DUF5060 domain-containing protein encodes MQQLQPPISDDRPLRLLSVQPSRTQVPRYELIEFRLNLQATYDNAFDPEEIAVDGVFRTPAGTTVQVPGFYYRAYTRRLDGRDERMAPAGEPDWRIRFAPAQVGKYQLVVTVRDRTGKTVRSQPIAFQCVASQRAGFVRLSKDDRRYFVFDNGQPYIPIGANVCWGGSRGTFDYDDWLPRYAQAGGNYFRVWLGPSWVTFGLERTGEPRECYGVGKIDLANAWRLDYVLNLARRLGMYVMICFDSFNELRKRQYGGFPYWEETPHNAANGGPLKEPIEFWTHPEMLRAYRNKLRYLVARYGWCTNVLSWQFWNEVDIVGPDAYKLDLITRWHRDMGDYLRRLDPWKHLITTSFADSNGREVIDRLPIIDYTTTHNYGSRDVSAALTFFHRKKEAYGKPHYVAEFGAGAMGEDPRVDPTGVALHSGIWSTLMDGAAGTAMLWWWDNHIHPNNLYSHFAALSRFIQGVNFPKEGFRRVQKATFTLKQPAESPVYNDLTLQGPTSWEPHPSNRPTTVRIDAEGKVTIREQVAGLLHGLRNHRDKHNPLTFETDLPHPTRLRISVTGVSGHGGAHLIVERNGVRVLDKDMPDPDDTEKTDTLTQYNGEYSVEIPAGKQTVKVENIGNDWMFVSYVLERAVKQTEPPLRLFGLHGKKTSLLYIEHAQYTWYQVNVVKRPPAAVPPTILHIADWTPGRYRVQIWDTYEGKPLSTQTLTASQSGLRLELPTIERDIAIRLSRL; translated from the coding sequence ATGCAGCAGTTGCAGCCGCCCATCTCCGACGACCGCCCGCTGCGCCTGCTGTCGGTGCAACCGAGCCGCACGCAGGTGCCGCGCTACGAACTGATCGAGTTCCGCCTGAACCTGCAGGCGACCTATGATAACGCTTTTGACCCCGAAGAGATTGCGGTGGACGGTGTGTTCCGCACTCCTGCGGGGACGACAGTGCAGGTACCCGGCTTTTACTACCGCGCGTATACCCGTCGGCTGGATGGCCGCGATGAGCGCATGGCTCCAGCCGGAGAACCTGACTGGCGCATCCGTTTCGCGCCTGCTCAAGTAGGCAAGTACCAGCTGGTGGTTACGGTGCGCGACCGCACGGGCAAGACGGTGCGCTCTCAGCCCATTGCGTTTCAGTGTGTTGCCTCGCAACGGGCGGGCTTCGTGCGCCTCAGCAAAGACGACAGGCGATACTTTGTCTTCGACAACGGTCAGCCCTACATCCCCATTGGTGCGAACGTGTGCTGGGGTGGAAGCCGCGGCACGTTCGACTACGACGACTGGCTACCCCGCTACGCGCAGGCGGGAGGCAACTATTTTCGGGTGTGGCTCGGTCCGTCATGGGTAACCTTTGGGCTGGAACGAACCGGTGAGCCGCGTGAATGCTATGGTGTGGGCAAGATAGACCTCGCTAACGCCTGGAGGCTGGATTACGTGCTGAATCTGGCCCGCCGGCTGGGGATGTACGTGATGATATGTTTCGACAGCTTCAATGAGTTGCGCAAACGCCAGTACGGGGGCTTCCCCTACTGGGAAGAGACGCCGCATAACGCTGCCAACGGAGGCCCTCTGAAGGAGCCGATAGAGTTCTGGACGCACCCCGAGATGCTTCGCGCTTACCGCAACAAACTGCGCTATCTGGTAGCGCGGTATGGCTGGTGCACGAATGTGCTGAGCTGGCAGTTCTGGAACGAGGTGGATATCGTGGGCCCGGACGCCTACAAATTAGACCTCATCACCCGCTGGCACCGTGACATGGGTGATTACCTGCGCCGTCTGGACCCATGGAAGCACCTCATCACCACCAGCTTCGCCGACTCGAACGGGCGCGAGGTGATTGACCGCTTGCCCATCATCGACTATACGACCACCCACAACTACGGCTCCCGCGATGTTTCAGCAGCGCTCACCTTCTTTCACCGAAAGAAGGAGGCGTATGGCAAGCCCCATTACGTGGCGGAGTTCGGCGCGGGCGCGATGGGCGAAGACCCGCGTGTGGACCCCACCGGAGTCGCCCTGCACAGCGGCATCTGGAGCACGCTCATGGACGGCGCGGCAGGCACCGCCATGCTGTGGTGGTGGGATAACCATATCCATCCCAACAACCTGTACTCCCACTTTGCCGCGCTGAGCCGATTCATTCAGGGGGTGAACTTCCCCAAAGAGGGCTTCCGCCGGGTGCAAAAAGCCACTTTCACCCTGAAGCAGCCCGCCGAATCGCCCGTTTACAACGACCTGACGCTGCAGGGACCCACCTCGTGGGAACCGCATCCCTCCAACCGCCCGACCACCGTGCGGATAGATGCCGAAGGAAAAGTGACCATTCGAGAGCAGGTCGCCGGGCTGCTGCATGGTCTGCGCAACCATCGCGACAAGCACAACCCGCTCACATTCGAAACCGACCTGCCCCATCCCACACGCCTGCGCATCTCCGTGACGGGTGTCTCGGGGCATGGTGGGGCGCATCTCATTGTGGAGCGCAATGGCGTGCGCGTGCTGGACAAAGACATGCCCGACCCCGACGATACCGAAAAGACAGACACCCTCACCCAGTACAACGGCGAATACAGCGTGGAGATACCAGCTGGTAAGCAGACGGTGAAGGTGGAAAACATCGGTAACGACTGGATGTTCGTTTCCTACGTGCTGGAGCGGGCGGTGAAACAAACCGAGCCACCGCTGCGCCTGTTCGGTTTGCACGGCAAGAAGACTTCGCTGCTCTACATCGAGCACGCGCAGTATACGTGGTACCAGGTCAACGTGGTGAAACGTCCGCCTGCAGCCGTGCCGCCCACCATCCTGCATATCGCTGACTGGACGCCCGGGCGTTACCGTGTGCAGATTTGGGACACCTATGAGGGCAAGCCGCTGTCCACGCAAACGCTGACTGCAAGCCAATCCGGGTTGAGGTTAGAACTGCCCACCATTGAGCGGGACATTGCGATTCGGCTCTCGCGTCTGTAA
- a CDS encoding glycerophosphodiester phosphodiesterase, with product MSLSPSKLVIAHRGASAYLPEHTLAAYALALGQGADGIETDVVLSADGVPICLHDLWLETTTDVAEHYDGRSRSDGHYYALEFTSEQIAQLRAFGRVSHAERTELPRMHVVTLEDLLRLRQHLHRTTGKRFTLLVEMKAPQFHREQGKPLEEPVLQVLEHYGCATPESGVIVQSFDAHSLQRLRHELRTSLPIYQLTGHMLTREQVDEVASYADGISAQRWLIEDAEGNPVDGGRLVADCHERGLSLFVWTMGQDEEAVRRMFWRYGVDGVITDNPDVAVRARSAGLTTENAEKGTPP from the coding sequence ATGAGTCTGTCTCCTTCCAAACTGGTGATTGCGCATCGGGGCGCCAGTGCGTACCTGCCGGAACACACACTGGCGGCGTACGCCCTGGCGCTCGGTCAGGGGGCTGACGGTATCGAAACCGACGTCGTGCTCAGCGCAGACGGAGTGCCCATCTGTCTGCATGACCTCTGGCTGGAAACAACCACCGATGTCGCCGAGCACTACGATGGACGGTCGCGCTCGGACGGGCACTATTACGCGCTCGAGTTCACCTCCGAGCAAATCGCACAGTTGCGCGCTTTCGGACGGGTCAGCCATGCAGAGCGCACCGAGCTTCCCCGAATGCACGTCGTGACTCTGGAAGACCTCCTGCGGCTTCGGCAGCACCTGCACCGCACCACAGGCAAGCGATTCACGCTCCTGGTGGAAATGAAGGCGCCGCAGTTTCACCGCGAACAGGGTAAGCCGCTTGAGGAACCTGTATTGCAGGTGCTGGAACACTACGGGTGCGCCACCCCCGAAAGTGGAGTCATCGTGCAGAGTTTCGACGCCCATAGCCTGCAGCGCCTGCGCCATGAGCTGCGCACCAGCCTGCCCATCTACCAGCTGACGGGACACATGCTGACGCGGGAACAGGTCGACGAGGTGGCTTCCTACGCGGATGGTATCTCCGCCCAGCGATGGCTGATTGAGGACGCAGAGGGCAACCCTGTTGACGGAGGGCGTCTGGTTGCGGATTGTCATGAAAGGGGGTTAAGTCTCTTCGTCTGGACGATGGGTCAGGACGAGGAAGCTGTCCGGCGCATGTTCTGGCGATACGGCGTGGACGGCGTGATTACCGACAACCCCGACGTGGCAGTACGTGCCCGCTCCGCAGGGCTCACCACAGAGAACGCAGAGAAAGGAACCCCGCCGTGA
- the lexA gene encoding transcriptional repressor LexA, translated as MTRGLTPKQEMILRFILHYTRENGYPPTIREIGNQFGISSLRGVTVHLDALQRKGYIAREHKSRSIRIIHPEFVQHLESSPDVAMLPLVGTIAAGTPVLASQNIEALVPVPREMVHNIEGAFLLRVRGDSMVGEHILPRDLVIIKPQSTAENGELVAVLIGDEATIKRIQYDNGKVRLLPANPAYEPIEVRPEETRVIGKVIGLLRSYDRGLAY; from the coding sequence ATGACGCGCGGACTAACACCGAAGCAGGAGATGATTCTCCGCTTCATCCTGCACTACACCCGTGAAAACGGCTACCCGCCCACTATTCGCGAAATCGGAAACCAGTTTGGTATCTCCAGCTTGCGTGGGGTGACCGTGCATCTGGACGCCCTGCAGCGGAAGGGCTACATTGCGCGGGAACACAAAAGCCGCAGTATCCGTATCATACACCCTGAGTTCGTGCAACATCTGGAAAGCTCGCCCGATGTGGCGATGCTACCGCTGGTGGGAACCATTGCAGCGGGCACGCCGGTGCTGGCATCCCAGAACATCGAGGCGCTGGTTCCGGTGCCGCGGGAGATGGTGCATAACATTGAGGGCGCATTCCTGTTGAGGGTTCGGGGCGACTCGATGGTGGGAGAACACATCCTGCCTCGCGACCTGGTGATTATCAAGCCACAAAGCACCGCCGAGAACGGCGAGCTGGTGGCGGTGTTGATCGGTGACGAAGCCACTATCAAGCGCATCCAGTACGACAACGGCAAAGTGCGCCTGTTGCCAGCAAACCCGGCGTACGAGCCGATTGAAGTGCGCCCCGAAGAGACCCGCGTCATCGGCAAGGTGATAGGGCTGTTGCGCTCGTATGACAGAGGATTGGCTTACTGA
- a CDS encoding DUF6259 domain-containing protein, translating into MGKIVKIVTVLLVLTATAHGQVGWRVDAGQPALWRPMPGWLGNPSQNALVQPTREGLRFVVPEEGKGMKWLCPAHWVNTQRFRYLAVRYRARGIYPNPGDYFLYLNDSSDLPETSRYLLRLSDLRVDGEWHWATVDLLQQQIRPYLKHIALQVQAAEPNAEVVVADISFRDTPPEGTPAKQESAQPYREQVLPLSDLGRLRAQPDWLGNPSAQASVVAGADGVHLRVPEAGRGMKWSLNLQTPLQLHETPYVIVQYRARGVASSSDYFLYMAPEQPSLPQEQYTPLRLNEVVSLGKWRTLVARVPEATREGLSTLAIQVQASEPNAEVVIRSIRFASQPREQLLSPEDDLPEPRSAAAGKFLPVDVSARYNFSLKQVASGLPLSSYRFRNQLVVAAGVPFRVATGERNVVSIAGETGVISVPLPSALQRQVPGEIYFLLAADFPRWEEPAYGGGTLYRVQHPHRFVVQLLYADGTTEEVFPLRVATGRHEVIAGINVYVVPANRVLREVRLRDRMRLGEFGLCAVTLNTGKRRFDPALWTSAVPVSGRRGTWNPPSRVEVKSTNGGFILQNANVRLQIDTVQGIRLREFSLLPIRRNILTQPVPLFALRSWDGTMSVTSLDYRAANTSAQSGTVRFECVPAGKDLPVVILQMQMDDESRLRLTATILNRRDSSHRWIVSLPYGWTFRIGDGDVYAYPLRTLLISDRDGDWRFRYSGTMPLQMLDLSNHQLGAGVGVLMTDLTGTDRYLHLLRRGTVTTVSTEWRCDPLQPGEGKELQIELFAHPGDWRETFAHYRKWVETWYRPLAPRKQWFRKAFAFRQDYIAEGLYDPGSQTYHFEERIALARKAFGACDYLHIFDWGTTPLGRVGDYDPWGNPLSSADAFRQAVQATQAQGVPVGLYIEGYLVDERSKVAQAHLQEWGWRGREGQVLRWAPQSSEFFMCPGAEGWRRYLTQTYRRVSAQTGAMGFYIDEFGFGDRDCFAQGHEHPVGWHLLPAEGKMTRSLREVLDPETVLYTENFPPDIHTILQDGSFDYAINYYQTVARNWTPMPLRLSRFAFPDFKVFQIVVCDYPTGSNEEAVLQVFFNGDGYWLQGDPDTWFTPETLATLRRCIRILREHADAFAGDRCEPLVPTLQDGVFANRFTSADGRKNVWTLYNASWRSVKGKVIAVPHVPGARYLDAWNGKPLQPAISGGKAILELSLPPHGVGCVVQVR; encoded by the coding sequence ATGGGAAAGATTGTGAAGATAGTGACGGTACTGCTGGTGCTAACAGCCACTGCGCATGGACAAGTCGGCTGGCGAGTGGATGCAGGTCAACCCGCCCTTTGGCGACCCATGCCGGGCTGGCTGGGCAATCCATCGCAAAACGCCCTGGTGCAACCCACACGAGAAGGCTTGCGCTTTGTGGTGCCCGAGGAGGGCAAGGGAATGAAGTGGTTATGCCCTGCGCACTGGGTGAACACACAGCGATTTCGCTACCTGGCAGTACGCTACCGGGCACGCGGAATCTACCCGAATCCGGGCGATTACTTTCTCTATCTCAACGACAGCAGTGACCTCCCCGAAACGTCGCGCTATCTGCTTCGCCTCTCCGACCTGCGTGTCGATGGAGAATGGCACTGGGCAACGGTTGACCTGCTCCAGCAGCAGATCCGCCCCTACTTGAAACATATCGCCCTGCAGGTGCAGGCGGCAGAGCCAAACGCAGAGGTAGTGGTCGCCGACATCTCGTTTCGTGACACGCCGCCAGAGGGCACGCCCGCGAAGCAGGAATCAGCCCAGCCGTACCGCGAGCAGGTGTTGCCTCTGTCGGATTTGGGGCGTCTGCGAGCGCAACCTGACTGGCTGGGCAATCCCTCCGCGCAGGCTTCGGTGGTGGCGGGAGCTGACGGGGTGCACCTGCGTGTGCCAGAAGCGGGACGAGGCATGAAATGGAGTCTGAATTTGCAGACTCCCCTGCAGCTGCACGAGACGCCATACGTGATAGTGCAATACCGCGCCAGAGGCGTTGCCAGCAGCAGCGACTACTTCCTCTATATGGCACCCGAGCAACCCAGCCTTCCGCAAGAGCAGTATACACCGCTGCGGCTCAACGAGGTGGTCTCTCTGGGCAAATGGCGCACGCTGGTGGCGCGCGTACCGGAGGCGACCAGGGAAGGGTTATCCACACTGGCTATTCAGGTGCAGGCAAGCGAACCCAACGCAGAGGTGGTGATACGCTCCATCCGGTTTGCTTCACAGCCACGGGAACAGCTGCTCTCCCCCGAAGACGACCTGCCCGAGCCACGTTCCGCAGCTGCAGGAAAGTTCTTGCCGGTAGACGTGAGCGCACGCTATAACTTCAGCCTGAAACAGGTGGCTTCGGGATTGCCCCTGAGCAGCTATCGGTTTCGGAACCAGCTGGTGGTCGCCGCGGGCGTGCCCTTCCGGGTAGCTACTGGCGAGCGCAACGTGGTGTCGATAGCAGGTGAGACCGGCGTTATCTCTGTGCCATTGCCCTCTGCCCTGCAACGACAGGTGCCGGGCGAGATATACTTCCTGCTTGCCGCCGACTTTCCTCGATGGGAGGAACCCGCCTACGGTGGGGGCACACTCTATCGCGTGCAACATCCACATCGTTTTGTGGTGCAGCTGCTGTATGCGGATGGCACGACGGAAGAGGTGTTCCCCCTGCGAGTCGCAACCGGGCGGCATGAGGTGATAGCAGGCATTAATGTGTATGTGGTGCCGGCAAACAGAGTCCTGCGGGAGGTTCGGCTGCGCGACCGAATGCGCCTTGGAGAGTTTGGGCTATGCGCGGTTACCCTGAACACGGGCAAACGGCGTTTTGACCCCGCCCTGTGGACGTCTGCAGTGCCCGTGAGCGGGCGTCGCGGAACATGGAATCCGCCGTCTCGTGTAGAGGTCAAAAGCACAAACGGAGGGTTCATTCTACAAAACGCGAACGTCCGACTGCAGATAGATACCGTACAGGGCATCCGGCTGAGAGAGTTTTCCCTGCTGCCCATCCGACGCAACATCCTGACGCAACCGGTACCCCTGTTCGCGTTGCGCTCCTGGGATGGTACGATGTCGGTAACCAGCCTGGACTACCGGGCTGCAAACACCTCTGCGCAATCCGGGACCGTGCGGTTCGAGTGCGTTCCCGCAGGCAAAGATTTACCGGTTGTGATCCTGCAAATGCAGATGGACGACGAAAGCCGCCTGCGGCTCACAGCAACCATCCTGAACCGCAGGGATAGCTCTCATCGCTGGATTGTCTCTCTGCCGTACGGATGGACGTTCCGCATCGGCGATGGAGATGTATACGCCTATCCTCTGCGCACCCTGCTCATCAGCGACCGCGATGGCGACTGGCGGTTTCGCTACAGCGGTACCATGCCCCTGCAAATGCTGGACCTGAGCAACCACCAGCTGGGTGCCGGCGTCGGCGTGCTGATGACCGACCTGACGGGTACCGACCGCTACCTGCACCTGTTACGTCGGGGCACGGTAACCACTGTATCCACCGAGTGGCGTTGCGACCCGCTTCAGCCCGGCGAAGGTAAAGAGCTGCAGATAGAATTGTTTGCGCATCCGGGCGACTGGAGGGAGACTTTCGCACACTACCGGAAGTGGGTAGAGACATGGTATCGTCCCCTCGCACCCCGCAAGCAGTGGTTCCGAAAAGCTTTTGCTTTCCGGCAGGACTATATAGCCGAGGGGCTGTACGACCCCGGCAGCCAGACCTATCATTTCGAGGAGCGCATCGCACTGGCGCGGAAGGCTTTCGGTGCCTGTGACTATTTGCATATCTTCGACTGGGGAACGACTCCTCTGGGACGAGTGGGAGACTACGACCCGTGGGGGAATCCCCTTTCCTCGGCGGATGCTTTTCGGCAGGCAGTGCAGGCAACACAGGCACAGGGCGTACCGGTGGGACTGTACATCGAGGGCTATCTGGTGGACGAGCGGTCGAAAGTGGCTCAAGCGCATCTGCAGGAGTGGGGCTGGCGTGGGCGTGAAGGACAGGTGCTTCGCTGGGCGCCGCAGTCGTCAGAATTCTTCATGTGTCCCGGAGCAGAGGGCTGGCGACGATATCTGACACAGACCTACCGGCGCGTCAGTGCGCAGACAGGCGCCATGGGTTTTTACATCGACGAGTTCGGTTTCGGCGATCGTGACTGCTTCGCGCAGGGACACGAGCATCCCGTGGGCTGGCACCTTTTGCCCGCCGAGGGGAAAATGACCCGTAGCCTCCGCGAGGTGTTGGACCCCGAAACGGTACTTTACACGGAGAACTTCCCGCCGGATATCCATACCATCCTGCAGGACGGCAGTTTCGACTACGCCATTAACTATTACCAGACCGTCGCCCGAAACTGGACACCCATGCCGCTGCGTCTGTCGAGATTCGCCTTTCCCGACTTCAAGGTGTTCCAGATTGTGGTCTGCGACTACCCGACTGGCAGCAACGAGGAGGCGGTGCTGCAGGTGTTCTTCAACGGCGACGGCTACTGGCTGCAAGGTGACCCTGATACATGGTTCACTCCCGAAACGCTGGCGACCCTGCGCAGGTGTATCCGTATCCTGCGCGAGCACGCCGACGCCTTCGCCGGTGACCGCTGCGAACCGCTGGTGCCCACCCTGCAGGATGGTGTGTTTGCGAACCGCTTTACCTCTGCCGACGGGCGTAAGAACGTCTGGACGCTTTACAACGCCAGCTGGCGCAGTGTGAAGGGGAAAGTGATAGCGGTACCCCATGTGCCGGGTGCACGCTATCTGGATGCATGGAACGGCAAGCCGCTACAGCCAGCTATTTCAGGAGGCAAAGCCATACTGGAGCTGAGTTTGCCACCGCACGGAGTGGGCTGCGTGGTGCAGGTAAGGTAA
- a CDS encoding 2-oxo acid dehydrogenase subunit E2, protein MAQVIMPKMGDGMTEGTILRWLKKEGDTVEIGDIIAEVETDKASVELPAEASGKLANILAKEGDTVPVGTVIAEILGEGEQPQVTTPAEPAVAAEEPAAPRGEIAVSEPEVSPTEAPARERVKASPLARRIAEEAGIDLAMVRGTGPGGRIVERDVQQFIAARQAAPRVPVAEPSPAVSPPEAAALTGGEPLSRMRRLIAERTTLTKQTVPHFYVTMDIDMTEVMALRERLNAALPEDAPKISVNDLVTKACALALARYPQVNALYQHDRVYPSSEVHIGIMVAVPGGLLAPVLRHCERKTLRQIAAETRQLVEKARSGRLASDEYTGATFSISNLGMYGVDEFIAIINPPAVAILAVGAVQKQPVALDDDTVAVRPRMKVTLSADHRALDGAVAAEFLRELKRILENPYTMIE, encoded by the coding sequence ATGGCACAGGTAATCATGCCCAAGATGGGCGACGGGATGACCGAGGGAACCATCCTGCGCTGGCTGAAAAAAGAGGGCGACACCGTAGAGATCGGCGACATCATCGCAGAGGTGGAGACGGACAAAGCCAGTGTGGAGCTGCCTGCCGAGGCGTCTGGCAAACTGGCGAATATTCTGGCGAAGGAAGGCGACACGGTGCCGGTAGGCACGGTGATTGCGGAGATTCTGGGCGAGGGCGAGCAGCCCCAGGTCACCACACCCGCCGAGCCAGCGGTTGCCGCCGAGGAGCCTGCTGCACCCCGCGGGGAGATTGCCGTCTCCGAGCCAGAGGTCAGCCCCACCGAAGCACCGGCGCGGGAGCGTGTTAAAGCTTCGCCACTGGCGCGACGTATCGCCGAAGAGGCTGGCATCGACCTGGCGATGGTCAGGGGTACCGGTCCAGGTGGGCGCATTGTGGAGCGCGATGTGCAGCAGTTCATTGCTGCACGTCAGGCTGCCCCGCGCGTGCCTGTTGCAGAGCCTTCGCCCGCTGTGTCTCCTCCTGAAGCCGCCGCGCTCACCGGGGGTGAGCCGCTCAGCCGAATGCGCCGGCTTATTGCGGAACGCACCACGCTGACCAAGCAAACAGTGCCGCATTTCTACGTCACCATGGACATCGACATGACGGAGGTGATGGCTCTGCGCGAGCGGCTGAACGCGGCGCTACCGGAAGACGCCCCCAAAATCTCGGTCAACGATTTGGTCACCAAAGCGTGTGCACTCGCTCTGGCACGCTACCCCCAGGTGAACGCGCTCTACCAGCACGATCGCGTCTATCCCAGCAGCGAGGTGCATATCGGCATCATGGTCGCGGTACCAGGCGGTCTTCTCGCGCCGGTGCTGCGACACTGTGAGCGCAAAACGCTCCGCCAGATTGCCGCGGAGACACGCCAGCTTGTCGAAAAAGCACGCTCCGGACGCCTGGCATCCGACGAGTACACCGGCGCAACCTTCAGTATCTCCAATCTCGGCATGTACGGGGTGGACGAGTTTATCGCCATCATCAACCCGCCGGCGGTAGCTATTCTGGCAGTAGGGGCAGTGCAAAAGCAACCAGTTGCCCTGGACGACGACACGGTCGCGGTGCGTCCGCGCATGAAAGTCACTCTCTCGGCAGACCATCGTGCGCTGGACGGTGCGGTCGCCGCCGAGTTCCTGCGTGAGCTCAAGCGGATTCTGGAAAACCCTTATACCATGATAGAGTAG
- a CDS encoding DUF1080 domain-containing protein, producing MTGVCLAQEKPAKPPRGAIVLFDGKDLSRWVSRDGRSPARWEITQDGAMQVKSGTGDIMTRDEFGSFQLHIEFNIPPMPQASGQGRGNSGVYLHGLYEIQVLDSYQNETYGKGGCAAIYGIKDPDKNMAKPPGQWQTYDITFIAPKFDDAGNVIANPRVTVRWNGVLVHDNVEIPRITAGGIGDRMRKTGPILLQDHGNPVQYRNIWIRPLKD from the coding sequence ATGACGGGAGTGTGCCTGGCGCAGGAAAAGCCTGCCAAGCCACCGCGGGGAGCTATCGTGTTATTTGACGGGAAAGACCTGTCCAGGTGGGTGTCGCGAGATGGCAGATCGCCCGCCCGATGGGAAATTACTCAGGACGGAGCGATGCAGGTGAAGTCGGGCACGGGCGACATCATGACTCGTGACGAGTTCGGCAGCTTCCAGCTGCATATCGAGTTCAACATCCCCCCCATGCCCCAGGCCAGCGGGCAGGGACGAGGCAACAGCGGCGTGTACCTGCACGGTTTGTACGAGATACAGGTGCTCGATTCTTACCAGAACGAAACCTACGGCAAGGGAGGCTGTGCCGCCATCTACGGCATCAAAGACCCCGACAAGAACATGGCGAAGCCGCCAGGGCAGTGGCAAACCTACGACATCACCTTCATCGCGCCGAAGTTCGACGATGCCGGTAACGTGATTGCCAACCCGCGCGTCACCGTGCGGTGGAACGGCGTGCTGGTACATGATAACGTGGAGATACCACGCATCACTGCGGGCGGTATCGGTGACAGGATGCGCAAAACCGGACCCATCCTGCTGCAGGATCACGGCAACCCTGTCCAGTACCGCAACATCTGGATACGACCCTTGAAGGATTAG